The genomic segment CATCTTGGCGATCTCTTTTGCCGTAATGATATTTGTGGTCTCTTTGTTTTTCGGGGTGTGGATCGTGATAAAGTCGCACGCGAGAATATCGTCAAAATTGGCGGTATAGGTCATACCAAGCGAAGTTACTTTGTTTGGCTGAATATATGGATCAAACGCGACAATCTCCATTCCAAAGGATTGGGCGCGAACGGCGACTTTCGAGCCGATATTGCCAAAGCCGATCACGCCTAGCTTTTTGCCCATAAGCTCCGTGCCGTACCAATTTTCGCGCTTCCACACGCGCTTTTCTTTCAGCTCGTTGTGCGCGCATACAAAAGCGCGCGCGGAACAGACAAGATGACACATCGTCATCTCTACGGCGGCGATCGTGTTCGCCGTCGGCACGTTCATAACGATAACGCCGCGTTTGGAGCATTCGTCTATATCCACGTTATCTACGCCAACGCCCGCGCGGATAACGTATTTTAGCTTCTTCGCCGCGTCGAGAAATCTCGCGTCCACCGGCGTGGAACTGCGCGTAATCGCCAACTCCGCGTCGATAAGGCGCGCAAACAGCGCCTCTTTAGGCGTATCGTAAGCTACGTCTAGCTCTATATCTTTCGCCTCTTTTAGTATCCGAATGCCTCTATCATGAATATGATCGCAAACAATAACTTTCTGTTTCATCGGTAACCTTTTTAGTATGGTTTCGGCGTTTCTAACGTAATTAGCGTCGCGCTTAGATCGTAAGTCGCCAGCTCTTTAATCAACCCGTCCGCCGCCATCGGGTCTTTGTTCGCTAAGCGTATATCGTAAAAATCGCCCTCGTCGACGACGTGCGCGATCTGGCGCGTTTTCAGAAAAGCGCTTAAACACCGCTTTTGAAAACGATCTAGATTGTCAAAGCGCAAAACTAGCCAGCTATCCGTTCTAAACTCCGGACTCACAAGATCCCAGCTAATCGCGCTCTCCTCGGCGCTTAAAAGCGGCGTTTCGTTTGGTTTCGCCATCTTTTGCATCCATTCCGGAACCGCCGACTTGCTCTCTTCGGCTAACGCCTCCTCCTCTCGACGTAGCGCGCTGTTATCCACGATTATTTTATCGGGATTCCAGCCGCTTTCGACTCTCGTCGTTCGCCACGCGAATCCCGCGCCCAAAGCTATAAAGACCAACGCGAAAAAAGTAGCGACCCAAACGCCGCGCATTGCCAAACCGCCTTATTTCTTTAGCGTTCCCCTGATTGCGTCGCCCAAAGTGGTGCGTTGATTATCGCCGTTGAAACTTTTCAGCGCGTCGCGCTCTTTTTGCTTTTCCAAACGGCGCACGGATAGGCGAATGCGTCCCTTTTTTGGCTCCATAACCGCTATGCTCGCCTCGATCGGCTCGCCAATTTTGATCTCTTCAATTTTAAGCGGCGCGAGATCTTCGGCGCGGATCATCGCGTCCACGCCGTCCTCCAAACGGACAAAAACGCCAAACTCTTTAGCGTCGCGCACAACGCCTTGCACAATATCGCCAATTTGACGGTTTTTAGCGTAAATCTCGATCGGACTTTCGATCAGCGCCTTCTTGCTAAAACTCAGCCGTTCGTTCTCAACGTCGATTTTGATTAGCTCGACCTCCACCTCGTCGCCCTCCTTAAACAGCGACTTGGCGTTTTCGGCGCGGCTCCAGCCGCACTCCTCGTTGTGAAGCAGCCCCTCCACGCCTTCGACTTTCAAAAACGCGCCGAAATCTTTAATGGAAGAGACGACGCCCTTTAAGCGATCGCCGATTTTATGCCTTCTAACAAAATCCTCGTAAGGTTTTGGTTGCAGTTTCTTTAGCGAAACGCGCAAGCGCTGATTTTCTACGTCTAGCGCGATCACCTCTACCTCAATCTCCTGCCCAATCGACAAGATTTCGTTTGGGTGTTTCAAATCCTTATCCCAGCTCATCTCGCTAATATGCAAGAACCCTTCGGTGTCGTTGCCCAAATCCACAAACGCGCCGTATGCCTCCATATTCGCCACGGTTACTTTAATCGTGTCGCCGATCTCAAGTTGCTCGGCGATCTCCTGCCACGGGTTTGGCTGCGTCGCCTTGATTGAAAAGCTGACGCGGTTTTTTTCTTTGTCGTAGCCGACTATCTTTACTTGAACTTTGTCGCCCGCGCTGTAGTGCGCGGCGGGATTCACGGGACCTTTGTGGCTAATTTCGGTGTAATGCACCAACCCCTCTATGCCGTTTGACTCCACAAACATACCGTAATTTTGGATTCGTTTAACCGTAGCCTCTACGACGTCGCTCGCTTCGGTAAGTTTCTTGATCGCCTCTTTGCGCGCTTTGCGCTGCGAATTAAGATAAGATCGGCGCGAAAGCACAAGCGTTCCGCTCGCTTCGTCCATTTTTATTAGCCGCGCCGTTACGCTCTTGTTGATCGGCGATTTTGCGTCGGGACTGAACGCCGACAAAGAGATCGGCATAAAAAACTCTACCCCTTGCGATTCGACGATATAACCGCCTTTGTTCTTGCCGATAACTACGCCCTCGACGTCGATCGGGGCGGTTTGCTCTCCTTCGGCTTTTCGCGCCGCGATAAACTCGGCGATCTTTTGACGTTTTACGGCTTTCTTATGCGAAATACGCAGTTTTTCGCCGGGTCTGCCCGAAACCACGACTTGAATGGAGTCGCCTTCTTTGAAAAGCAAAACGCCGTCTTTATCCGTAATCTCGGTTAAATCTAACCGTCTTTCGGACTTGCCGCCTAAATTGATAAACGCCGCCTCGCTGGTAATCTTTTCGATTACGGCGGTCAATAGTTGCTCGCTCCTGCCGTCGCCGCGCCAAGCGTCGCTTTCGCTCAGCGAATTTTTAAAAAGCGCTTTTTCTTCTTCGCTGATGTCGATATTTTCTAACGCTTCGTTTCCCATTAAAACCCTTATCTTTGCCTTACCAAAACGATGATTTTAGTCTAATCCCGCTAAAAGCTCAAAACGCCTCTATCTTTTTAGTAGCTTCCTCTATAATCCAATCGGGGGTGGAGGCGCCGGCGCTTACGCCGCACAGACGCTTCCCCTTAAACCATTCGCCCCTCAATTCGTCGCCGTCCTCGATCAGATAGGAGTCGGCGCAGTATTTTAGCGCGATCGCGTGAAGTTGCTTAGTGTTGGAGCTATTTTTGCCGCCGATAACGATCATTATATCCGCCTCGCTCGCGAGCGTTCGCGTCGCCTCTTGGTTATCGTAAGTGGCGTTGCAGATCGTGTTGAACACGCGCGCCTCTTTCACCTTCGCGATCAACGCGGCGGCGACTTCGCTAAACGCCGCGATCGATTTGGTAGTCTGACTGATTAGCGCGACGCGATCGCTAAGCGCCGTGCGATCTAGCTCTTCGACGCTCGCCACGACCGCCGCGTTTTGATCGGCGTAGCTCAAAACCGCCTTAACTTCGGGGTGCTTACTATCGCCAAATATAATCGCCTGATACCCCTCTTGGCTCATAGCTTCGGCTATCTTTTGCGGCTTTGTTACATACGGGCAGGTAGCGTCGATAATGTCGGCGGCGATCTTGGGCAACCTCTCTTTCGCGGTTTTTTCAATCCCGTGCGTGCGAATAATAGCCCGATCGCCGTCGTTTAGCTCGTCTATGCTTTGCGCGGAACGAATGCCGAAATTTTTATCGAGCCTATCTATCTCCCTGCTGTTGTGGATAAGCTCGCCTATCACAACCGAGTTTGGATTGCTCTCGGCGAGTTTGATCGCCCGTTTTACGCCGAAGCAAAAGCCGCAACTGCTCGCGAGTTTAATCCGCAACCGTTTGCTCCTCGATCGACCCGCCAAGCGATCTGAAAATATCAGCGAAGTTTGGAAAACTCGTCGCCACGCACTCGCAATCGTCAACGATTATCGGCGACGACGCGCCTAACGCGGCGATCGCGAAGCTCATGGCGATCCTGTGATCGCCAAAACTATCCACTCGCGCGCCGTTAATCGTCTTTTGCCCGATAATCTCGAAGCCGTCGGCTAACTCCCTCGCCTGAACGCCGCATTTGTTCAGATTGCTTACGACGCTTTTAATCCGATCGCTCTCCTTGACCCGCAGTTCCGCCGCGCCGCTCAAACGGCTTGCGCCCTTTGCGAACGCAAACGCGATCGCGAGCGCTGGCGCCTCGTCGATCAACCACGCGATATTTTGGCTAACCTCTAGCGCGTTTAATTCGCCGTAGCGGACGCGAATATCGCCGATCGGTTCGTAGTCGTTCTCTTTTTCGATAAACTCCACCCTCGCGCCCATCTTTTGGAGGACTTTATACGCTTCGATCCGCGTCGGATTAAGCGTAACGCCCTCTAGGAGCAGATCGCTCTTTGGCGTTATCGCCGCGGCGACGGCGAAAAAGAAACCGCTCGAGGGATCGGCTGGAACGCGAATGTTAAGCGGCTTCAAAGGCGCGATCTTTTTGCCGACGGCGATTTTTGCCCCGTCAAAGCAAATATCCGCGCCCATCGCCCTAAGCATTCGCTCCGTGTGGTCTCTGCTT from the Helicobacteraceae bacterium genome contains:
- the aroA gene encoding 3-phosphoshikimate 1-carboxyvinyltransferase, yielding MKRLIAAATGRLEGAVDTLAGDKSISHRAAMFSLLSDRVSEAANFLRAEDTLRSLAIIERLGAKVTYNANGVKIEPPDAIAEPSDYLDCGNAGTAMRIFIGLLCAQKGFFVLSGDKYLNSRPMKRVVQPLRAVGASIDGRKEGSFAPLAIRGNPDLASFDYASPVSSAQVKSAMILAGLNANGGVFSEPSLSRDHTERMLRAMGADICFDGAKIAVGKKIAPLKPLNIRVPADPSSGFFFAVAAAITPKSDLLLEGVTLNPTRIEAYKVLQKMGARVEFIEKENDYEPIGDIRVRYGELNALEVSQNIAWLIDEAPALAIAFAFAKGASRLSGAAELRVKESDRIKSVVSNLNKCGVQARELADGFEIIGQKTINGARVDSFGDHRIAMSFAIAALGASSPIIVDDCECVATSFPNFADIFRSLGGSIEEQTVAD
- a CDS encoding 4-hydroxy-3-methylbut-2-enyl diphosphate reductase, producing MRIKLASSCGFCFGVKRAIKLAESNPNSVVIGELIHNSREIDRLDKNFGIRSAQSIDELNDGDRAIIRTHGIEKTAKERLPKIAADIIDATCPYVTKPQKIAEAMSQEGYQAIIFGDSKHPEVKAVLSYADQNAAVVASVEELDRTALSDRVALISQTTKSIAAFSEVAAALIAKVKEARVFNTICNATYDNQEATRTLASEADIMIVIGGKNSSNTKQLHAIALKYCADSYLIEDGDELRGEWFKGKRLCGVSAGASTPDWIIEEATKKIEAF
- a CDS encoding S1 RNA-binding domain-containing protein produces the protein MGNEALENIDISEEEKALFKNSLSESDAWRGDGRSEQLLTAVIEKITSEAAFINLGGKSERRLDLTEITDKDGVLLFKEGDSIQVVVSGRPGEKLRISHKKAVKRQKIAEFIAARKAEGEQTAPIDVEGVVIGKNKGGYIVESQGVEFFMPISLSAFSPDAKSPINKSVTARLIKMDEASGTLVLSRRSYLNSQRKARKEAIKKLTEASDVVEATVKRIQNYGMFVESNGIEGLVHYTEISHKGPVNPAAHYSAGDKVQVKIVGYDKEKNRVSFSIKATQPNPWQEIAEQLEIGDTIKVTVANMEAYGAFVDLGNDTEGFLHISEMSWDKDLKHPNEILSIGQEIEVEVIALDVENQRLRVSLKKLQPKPYEDFVRRHKIGDRLKGVVSSIKDFGAFLKVEGVEGLLHNEECGWSRAENAKSLFKEGDEVEVELIKIDVENERLSFSKKALIESPIEIYAKNRQIGDIVQGVVRDAKEFGVFVRLEDGVDAMIRAEDLAPLKIEEIKIGEPIEASIAVMEPKKGRIRLSVRRLEKQKERDALKSFNGDNQRTTLGDAIRGTLKK